TATTAAACTACCCTTTCATTATTTATTTTTACCACAAGAGCATTGCTTAGATACAAAACCTTCATTTGATTGTTCAGTATGAGAAATATCCATATCTGAATCTGATACACCCTCTGGTAATTTTACTCTAATTAAATCAAGTTCTCCCATTTCAACATCAGTTTCAATTATCGCAATAGTATTTGGATGAACTATTTGTTCGTATTCTTCTGTTTTTACATTAAAGAATTTATCTAATCTAAATTTAACAGGATCTCTATTAGGTCTTATTAATTCAAGCTCTACTTCAGATGCTATAATTCTATTTCTAATTTGAAGTTTATATTTATTAGTATCAATTTTTTCTAATACATTTGCAACTAATTGATAAGTTTGTGAATAAGATGAACTCGTATTGTAGTTTTGATCAAATTCATTTGTAGAACCAAAGAAAAATCCTGATGAATATAATCTATGACTTATTGTTTGCAGTTCATATAACCATTTTGGGTCATATTTATAATTTCCTGAATAATATAAATCTATAGCTTCTCTATATTGTTTAGTAACTGTTGAGTTATAATAAATAGATTTCATTCTTCCCTCAATTTTTAAGGAATCTACTCCAGCTTCTAAAATCTTATCTATAAATTCTATAGTACATAAGTCTTTTGCATTGAATATAAAAGTTCCACCTTCATCTTCTATTATATCATGTGCTCCTGTTTCTTCATGCCCTTCAGCAATTACCTTATAATTCCATCTACAATCTTGAGCACATATACCTCTATTTGCATCTCTTGATGTAAAGTAGTTACTTAATAAACAACGACCAGATACAGCCATACACATAGCTCCGTGAATAAATACCTCAAGTTCAATATCAGGAACTTTTTCTTTTATTTGTTTAATTTCGTGTAAAGACATTTCTCTTGCAAGAATTACTCTAGTAGCCCCCATATCTCTATAAGCTTTAACTGTCATCCAGTTTGTTGCATTAGCCTGTGTACTTACATGTATTTCTAAATTTGGTGCATGTTCTCTTACTTGTTGTATTATTCCTAAATCTCCAACAATTACGGCATCTACATTTGCTTTTTCTAAGAATTTAATAAATTTAGGTATATAATTAACTTCTTGGTTATGTGCAAAAATATTTAATGTTACATAAACTTTTTTACCTAAAGAATGAGCATATTCAACTGCCTCAGTTAATTGCTTATCTGTAAAGTTTGCACTCATTCCTCTTAAATTAAATCCTCTACCACCTATATATACTGCATCAGCTCCAAAATGAAAAGCTGCTTTTAATTTTTCCATGTTACCAGCAGGTGCAAGTAGCTCTGCTTTTTTTATCATTATTCCTCCTTATTCCTCTTCAGTTTGTTTTGTATAATATTCATGTTCAAATTCAGGAGTAGGATTTAAAAATTTTTGTTTAGCTTTTTCAAATAATAAAACCATACTTCCAGTCTGTCCATTTCTATGTTTTGCAAGTAATAATTCAATAGGAAATACATTTTTTTGTACATCAGCTATATTATTTTTTCTTGCTTGATGATATTCTGGATTAAAAATAAATAAAACTTGATCGGCATCTTGTTCAATAGATCCAGATTCTCTTAAATCAGATAAAATTGGTCTTTTATCCTCACGTGAATCAACTTTTCTTGATAATTGAGATAATGCAAGTATAGGAACATTTAATTCTTTAGCAAGTAATTTTAATCCTCTTGATATCTCAGATATTTCTTGTTCTCTACTACCAGCCCTTGAATTTCCTTGTATTAATTGA
The genomic region above belongs to Streptobacillus moniliformis DSM 12112 and contains:
- a CDS encoding peptidase U32 family protein, whose product is MIKKAELLAPAGNMEKLKAAFHFGADAVYIGGRGFNLRGMSANFTDKQLTEAVEYAHSLGKKVYVTLNIFAHNQEVNYIPKFIKFLEKANVDAVIVGDLGIIQQVREHAPNLEIHVSTQANATNWMTVKAYRDMGATRVILAREMSLHEIKQIKEKVPDIELEVFIHGAMCMAVSGRCLLSNYFTSRDANRGICAQDCRWNYKVIAEGHEETGAHDIIEDEGGTFIFNAKDLCTIEFIDKILEAGVDSLKIEGRMKSIYYNSTVTKQYREAIDLYYSGNYKYDPKWLYELQTISHRLYSSGFFFGSTNEFDQNYNTSSSYSQTYQLVANVLEKIDTNKYKLQIRNRIIASEVELELIRPNRDPVKFRLDKFFNVKTEEYEQIVHPNTIAIIETDVEMGELDLIRVKLPEGVSDSDMDISHTEQSNEGFVSKQCSCGKNK